The Delphinus delphis chromosome 13, mDelDel1.2, whole genome shotgun sequence DNA window tggtgtccgtAAAAGAAGAGAGACAAAGGACAAAGGGACACAGGCACAGatgggagaaggccatgtgacgacagaggcagagactgagtAATGCACCTATGAACCAAGGACCACCAAGGATTgtcaggagccaccagaagctggaagaggcaaggaaggagccTGGCCTGCTGACACACTGATtctgggcttccagcctccagaactgtgagagaacagaTTCCTGctgtttcaagccacccagtttgtggtcatttgttacggcagccccaggAATCCAATACACAGCACTTCTAGCAGGGAAATACCAGCAGAGGCCTTTCCTGAGGCTAAAACTTGTATCCCCTGCACCTTGGGAGATTCTGGGGGCCAGATCAACCGAGAAACCAATTCATGGATCAGGCCCCAGAGGCCTTTGGACTGGAGGACCACAGGCTCATCCACTCCTCAAAATTAGtgagcagagggacttccctggcggtccagtggtaaggactccatgcttctgctgcaggaggcctgggttcaatccctggtcggggaattaagatcccacaagtgcacagccaaaaaaaaaaaagaaaaaagaccccaGCAGGGTCCTGGCTGAGGCTGGCCGGCCCAGGAAAGCTAAAGCAGACAGTCGTTCTTGAGGCAAGAAAAGGCGAGGAGGGCGCTCACAGGTCAGGATGCCACAGGGGCAAGGCCCTGCTTGGACCACTCTCCGTGGCACACGCCTCCCCACCTGCCCTTGGGGTGCCGCCTGAGTGCTGGTCTTGGGTGGGTGTGGAGGCCCCCACTGGGGAGTGATGCAACTACCATCACCCCCAGCACATGAGGAATGGGGCCCAAGCTCACACCCACCTGAAATTGTAGCCTGGGGACACGTTGTGGTCCACGTCCCGGGTGTCCAGGCGGCGGAAGGAATACCTGGGCAAGCAGAGGGAGGCGGCTCTGTCCAGGTTGCAGTCCCATTTGATCTGGATGCCCATGATGCCTCCCTGTGGGTTGCGAACAGACAGAGCGAGCTTTCCTCAGAGCCCATTCTAGAAGAAGATGTGTCAAAGACTGTTAGAAAAGCGAGGACCTACACCTACCTCAACAGCCATGTCCTGGAAGTTGTGCCCTGCGTTCTCCACTATTTTGCCAAGTCGGAATATGGGGCAGAAGGGATCTGTTTTAGCGTCATAAATGCACGTCTTGAGGTAGGTAGTGGTGATGTTGGGAAGGATATTCCTCCTAAAGTTGGGAGGAAGCAGAAAATAGGAGCAAGGACAACCTCAAAGAAGAGCCACAAGTTTCCCCAAGACACTGGCGAATTCACACAGCTGGCCGCCACTTACTTGCTGAAATTAAATTTGGGATACCAGATGTTGTTCTTAATCAAAAGAGTGAAGTTTTCTGCAGCCTTTAAAAAAGCAGGCCTGAAAAAAATTACAACGTATTGTTAACAAAAGTACAAACATATGTACACTCCTAATATACCtaggtaatatttttttttttgcggtacacgggcctctcactgtcgtggcctctcccgttgcggagcacaggctctggacgcgcaggctcagcggccatggctcacgggtccagccgctccgcggcatgtgggatcttcccggaccagggcacgaacccgtgtcccctgcatcggcaggcggactctcaaccactgcgccaccagggaagccccctaggtaATATTTTTAAGTCGCATACCCATGTGTCTTACGATGTCACTTTGccaagaagaaagtaaaacataTCTCATCTTTTCTACTTTCCTCTGCATAAACACCAGGTCAAGAGAGGAGACTGCAAACCAAGGCTTCTGATTTCTTCCAGTCATGGAAGGGCAGGGCCTCTTCCTCAAGGCAGTGGGAATTTAAGAACCTGAGGAATAGCTAACGAAGGGCGGGAGGGGTGGTGCCTCGTGGCCTCACTAGAAATCACTCATCCGGCAGGTGCTGGGTTTCAGGACTTACCTCCCTCAGGTATTCTTGGGAATGCTCAACAGATCTGGTTtaagaagcaaaagcaaaggtGAATTCACCTACAGGCTTGACACAAAAAGTGCATGTCTGCTGTTGCACCACACCTTGGAAGTGCCACGTCAGCTCCTGCTGACTGTAGGAGTTGAATTTCCCAAGGGGACCCCACTGCTTTGGAGGGTTTCTTCAGGAGGATCTGGCACTGTAGACTGACTCCtcagtggtggggggggggcccTGACCCAGGTggaagctttttgtttgtttgtttggctgcaccacatggcaggcaggatcttagttcccccaccagggatcaaacccgtgccccctgcagtggaagcgtggagtcttgaccactggacctccagggaagccccccaggtgGAATCTTTGAAGCTATAAAAAGCCTCAGCAGTCTTCCCCACCCTGAGAAAGGAGCAGGGCCAGTGATGAGGCCACACAACGTGGGGAGCTGAGCCTGCCGCTACCGCTGATAAAGACCTTGACCGAGGCACTTCTTTTGGGGCTTTGAATTCCCTCGTCCCTGTATCAAGGGGATGGACTGTATCAACGTTTCTCAAACTTCTGTCACTCCCTATACCGCTGTGTGCCTCATGTGCAATACTTGTCTTTAAGATTaaccctcctttaaaaaaaaattgaggtgaaattcagagaacataaaattaaccattttaaagtatacaactcagggcttccctggtggcgcagtggttgggggtctgcctgctgacgcaggggatgccggtccgggagggtcccgcgtgccgcggagtggctgggcgcgtgagccatggccgctgggcctgcgcgtccggagcctgtgctctgcggcgggagaggccacaacagtgagaggcccgcgtactgcaaaaaaaaaaaaaattcataaagtatacaattcagtggcatgaaGCACATTCCAGTGTTatacaaccatcacctctatctagttcaaGAACATCTTTATCACCCCGAAAGGAAACTGCTTGTTCGTCAAGCAGCTACTagccattctcccctcccctcagccttcgGGAACCACCaacctactttctttctttctctatggatttgtctattctggacatttcatatgaatgggaTCAGACAGTATGTGacttttttgtgtctggcttcttgcacttagcatgttttcgaggttcatccctgtggtagcctgtgtcagagctttttattcattcctttttatggctcaataacattccattgtacgtGTTCACCacaatctgttgatggacatttgggttgtttccacctttaggatcaactctttttttttttttttttttactgacatTCATTTTGAAGTAAAACTTTCCATCATGACCATAAAAAATATCGTTTGCCACAAGTTAGAGGTCATCGTTCAAATAAATATAACTAAGAACAATGTCATTACGAGCTGACATATTTTTGTCAGCCCAAGGTGTTGAGCCTGGGGCTTGTTCTCTGTGAGAAATGGAAATCAGCGAGGGACAGAGAGGTATTGAACACACTCCAGACCAGAATCTCCTCCTTGATATCAGCCAGGGGCTGAATAAGAGTGGAGATGGGAAGACCTTTCTCTCCATGTGACTCAGTGCTGAAATTTTTTGTATcagtgtacacttaaaaatcatCCTACACTGGATTAGATCTATAACAGCGCTGATATaggcatacatatagctgattcacttcattgtacaggagaaactaacacaacattgtaaagcaattacactccattaaaaaaaaatacataacagcACTGTCCGGTGAAAATATACTGTGAGGCACAAAccacactgtaatttaaaatttcctagtagctacattaaaaagtaaaaagagggaattccctggcggtcctgtggttaggactctgcacttccactgcagggggcgctggttccatccctggtcagggaactaagatcccacatgcttcgcggccaaaaataaagtaaaaagaaacaagtgaaatgagCTTTTCTGTAATAAGCCAATACATCTATAATGTTACTCCAACATGTAAACAACATAGAATGTTATTAATGagatactacttttttttttttaataataagccTTCAGAACCTGGAGTGTATTTTGCGCTGAGAGCTCATTTTGGACCCAgctgcatttcaagtgctcagtagccacacatGGCCACCGGCTCCATAAAGTCCCTTCCAGCTCCAGAATGCTAGGATTCCTCGTCTTCTAGTATTTCCCTCCCTTGCCGGAGCTGTTGCCCTCAGCAATCCGCAGTCCTCACCATTCTCTTGTGTTGCGACACACCCAGGGTGAGGATCACATGGTTACCTGCTCCCGTAGGCTTATCTAGGCCTCAGTCTGAACGCTGAGAAAGGCCCCAGGTTGCCAGCAGTTCCGAGAGCTTACTTCTGACTCCACCCACTCACAGCACAGCTGATCGCAGTTCGAAAGAATGTTATTCTAGGCAACCTTGAACCTGCTCTAGTTTATAAAACACACTTTAACGGACATTAATAATTTTCCTGCCCAGCATCTGTACCTTTTTTCTGGTAACAGAACCCCACACTTCCTTTAAAAGCCACGCCTCCCCCACTCTCAACCTGTGTCATTCGGGTGGGTTTGACTCCCCGCTGAGCTAGGAAGGCACATGACCCAGGCCTGAGCCAGAAGCAAAGTCCATCCCCCAGCCACAGTGATGGGTTGGATGGGTTGACAGATGTGGCTGAAGCTGTGAAGATGGACAGGTCTAGAATCTTTACGGACAGCTGGGCAGGGGGACTAGGGACTATGCCATGGGTCCTGCAAACGAAGCCACCACGGAGGGAAGCAGAGCCAAGAGGTGGTGACTCGGATGCTGTCCTTCGAGCCCCAGGTCTAGCCATGCTGGGATCTCTGTGGTTAGTTGAACAACAAACCGCCCccactgtgcatgtgtgtgtgtgtgtgtgtgtgtgtacacacccgTTTAAGGCCCTGAGAACTGCTTCCTGTCAGTTACTTGCAACTGACAGAGGCCTAACTAGCAATAAGTCACCTGCACTCTTATCCTGAGTGAAAAACACCGTGGCCCACTAGCTACTGAGGGCTGCTGCCTTGTGGTTGAGAACCACCAGCCCAGGGAAGCCTCACGCTACAGGCTGACACCAAGAGCACAAAGCCACAACTCCCCTGCCACCTCTCTCAGGCCCGAGACCCAGCATTTAGGACACTTCTGTCCCTTTGGCAGGACTCACGTTGGCACTTGTGCGTTATCCTCCACCGGGCACCAGGCTGCCACCTCGCATGTGTTCACGGTCTCATTGAACGGCACGCACCTTCCTGTCGCAACTCCTACAGGGGCGAGGGGCACCCAGGTCTATGGGGGTCTCCTACTTTCTACTTTGTGAGGCAGAGTAGAAACTCCACCATGTATCCTATGCAATCAATCTTGAGCTAGTCTAATTCTGGGATTTAGACAGCATCCAGAAATTCAAATTGGAGGAAAAGAGTTGTCTAAGTCCTAGCCACATCACTGCTTTGCCAACTGCAGGGCTGGGGTGGTGCAGAGCCACAGGACAGGGCAAGATCTGGGATGGCTTCTGGGGTGCAGATGACAGAGATAAATGTCGAGGGGGCCCCAGGACCCCAGTCTGGACACCAGGCTCTCCCAGGCTCGTGTGGGGGATTTCTCCATCCTGGAGATGTCCCTCTGAGAGGGGGCCCACGGGGGAGGCAGTTTGGTCGGGGGCTACCCTCCCCAGGCTAAGCATCTACTGTGGAGTCACAGCCACAGGTTTGTACCATTGCTGTGGGTGCTTGCAGAGCCAGCAGTACAGTTGGCATCGGATTCACACACGGTGGTCTCATCTGgaatctggaaaaagaagaaccagTGAAAACAGGTTGCACATGGCCTGGTCCCACCCACAGTgggacaggcacagagaggtgggtATGAGACCCGAGGCTCTTCCCCAAGAAGCTGCCTACCTCAGGACAGAGGCCCTGGGTCTGGTTCATGGTGACGATCATGTTGGTCATGATGAAGAGGGAGTTTTCCTCCTGTAaagcaggcagaggggagagagtgCTGCATACTACCTGCAGAGGAGCCAGGCAGAGCCACAGGGAAGACCCTTTACTAGGACAGTGCCTTCACTTCCCCCCCGTGCCATGCAGAAAACAGTTAAAAACACTGATCTTAGGGTCTCCCATTCTCACCGATGAGAGTTATAACCTAACTGAAAACAGGGGCTCCAATACTTGCacacatgttcacagcagcaccattcacaatagcctaaaggtggaaacaactcagtGTCTATCaacggatggatggataaacaaattgtggtccaTACCCGTAAGGGAacatgactcagccataaaaaggaatgaagcacagACCtggctacaatgtggatgaacctcaaaaacatgatgctgagtccaagaagccagacacaaacgGCCACGTAGTGTATGATCCCATTGATGTGAAATGTACAGGATAGGCAAATCCAGGaacagagagtagattagtggttgtgagggggtgagggagaaggTGGACAAGGGGATGATAGCTTAATGAGTGGGGGCTTTCCTTTTAgactgatgaaaatgttctgcaaCTAGACTGACGTGATGGTACACAACATCGTGAATGTGCTAGATGCCACTGGAGTTTTCATTCTGAACTGGTTAATACTGTGATACATGAATTTCACCTCAGGTTAAAAAAACATGTCTATACCCTGAAATGGTTCCTTAATAAAGCTTGACTTGAGGGAAAAGAGTCAATAAGTGCTCAGTATATCCTCTGCCAACCGGATTACCTCACAGGCGCAGAAACACAAGACCTCAGAGGTCTCAAGTTAGGCTGGTTCTCTTTCCTAACAGgaactaaaataaatacataaaacattctATACAGAAGGCCCAATCAGGGCTCGCCATTGacacttctccttttttttctttattttatttttgtttgtgttgggtgttcgttgctgcgcgtgggctttctctagttgcggcgagcaggggctactcttggctgcggtgcacgggcttctcactgcagtggcttctcttgttgtggagcatgggctctaggcgcgcgggcttcagtagttgtggctcgcaggctctagagcgcaggctcagtagttgtggcgcacgggcttagttgctctgcggcatgtgggatcttcccggaccagggcttgaaccctggtgcattggcagacggattcttaaccactgcactaccagggaagcctgacactTCTCCTTTTGAGAAGGTTCTGTGTTCTCCTCCTAAGTGTGAAGGTGCCAAATGGTTGATTTAAAGTTTCTGGAGAGCAATTCACTTGGGGATGAGACTGAAGAATTGCTAACAGTGACCTCCCAgtacaaggaaaaaaagacaaagacccTGCAAATTCTAGTTGGACCTCCTCCTTATTGGGCGCTGGTGCTCTAAAATGAAATGCTCTGAACATTTCATACTCCTGAGAAGAGCAGTCAGTGCTGGGAGCCATCAGGGAAACTCAGGGACCAAAGGGTCTGTAGACATCTCCACTCCCAGGTCTGATAAGGTGGTAGACGCTCTGGGAATAGTTGGCATCTTTCAAAGACAGACCTGGAACAAAGCATGTAGGGAAATGAGGAAATGGCCGCAGGAGGGGGCATGAGAATGTGGTAGGAGGCCCGGGTCAGGCGCCCCAGCAGGCTCCCGTGTTCCATATGTAGACACACTGCTTGCTTGGTGTTTACAGAAGGCTGTTCCTGCGTCTCTCCGGAGTTAGACCTGAACAAGTCAGTGTGGTTTactttttgtttcctatttcttatctattttaagtttagGGAAATTTCAGTCTGGAGATGAGCCGAGTAGATGCGGTGCAAATACATGTTTGTGTTCCATCTTTGGAGGAGCAGGATATCGTGAAAGCTCATGAAGAGAGCCGTGTGGGACTCACACGGCCCCCGGCTCCGATCCGAGTTGGAAGGCAGAGCTGCTGTGTGCTCCTTTCCACTGAGGGGCAGAAGCAGGGGGCCATACCCTTCTGTGGGTCCAGTAAACAGACGGAGTGTGATATTCCGAGCCTGCCAGGACGAGGCCGTGGCTTCGTAGGAAGCAGAGGTCTCTCTGTAGAGACAGGTGCATGCCAACAGCACCAGCTTCCTCCAGCAAACTATGAGTCCCCTGTTCCATTTGACCTTTATGGCTTATTAGCTCTGATTTCTCTCTGGGCACCCCACGAGAGCCTTCTCTtgagaaggcagagggaaaatGAACACACTTGAAGAGAGAGTTTCTGAAGTCCTTGCTCTGAGCCAAGAGCTGGCAGCTTATCTGCATGTGGCCACCCCAGTCACCCTAGCACGTGGGCCATCTGGAGGGATATGTGGGGTTTGACTGTGGATCAGAGCCATTATCATGGTTAAAGAGAGTCAATATTTAACTTGGAGCTTTGTGGATTAACAGACGGGAGACTAGGATGCTGCATCAAACAGTTTCTTCCCTCCCCTGTGTTCCTGATGGAATCCTATATGGGTATGGCTGTTTCCTTCTTCTTTGGCTTTGGGTCTCTACGGGCTGTTAAAGTTTGTACGCTGTCTGAAAAGATTTACCTTGTGGGTTTACAACAGTAAAGCAAACCACAAAATGTGGAAAGGTGATAGTTCCACCTGCATTTTTCCCAGGATTTAAAACGTGCTTTTCTACTTTTCAAGTCCGGTGACAGACTCAGATGTCCATATGGAAAGCTTCCTCTGTTTAAGCCAGCCATGTTTTAGGGCTGAAGAAACGTAGCTGATTGAATATTACCTGTTAGACCCTAAGCCAAAAAGAGGTCTGTCTGCACTGCTCTCTTGGACTAAAACCATCAGTCTGGGCATTGGTGATGTTAGAACTCTGGGCATGCCAATCACTAATCAAGAGTGCAAAGGTGAAGGGAAAGCAGCTAACTAGAGGCTTGAGCTTTAGACAGAGACACAGTGGGAGGCTTACCTGAGCTGGAATCACATAATCGGCCACATCCCAGATCCGGAATCCAAGTTTAGAAGTATTGGTCGTGGTTACACCCTTGGCTTTGGCAGTAACAGAGCTGACCACAGAGTCCATTTCCTGGTAGCCCTTTTCCCACACAAACACCCAGCTACAAAATAAAACAGGTCTCTTAAATTGCCATTAGGATTGCATGAATTTGAGTTAATGCTAGGGAGCCTCTGGTAGCCAGAGGCTGAAAGTATGATGTTTACTAGTTGTGACTTTGCAAAAGCTGCTTAACTTTGTAACTTAGTGCAGTGATCAGCACAAAGAATATGCTCAGTGAATGCTGtctttattactaggtatttgaACACTTTCAATGCACTATGACCCGCAGAATTACCATGAGATAATAGAAATTATGATAATGATAGTTACCATTTGAATGTCTTTAGGTGCCAGGTACTGATCTAAGCTCTTTATgtgtattaactaatttaatactGACCACTTTATAAGGCAGGTGTCATTAttcttctccattttacagaggagaaaactgtaattcagagaggttaagtcacttgcccaaggtcacacaggtagtgaATGGCAGAGTCAGCATTTGAACTCAAGCTTTTTGCTTTCGAAGTCTCCTTTCTTGCCCTCTATGCTATATATGCCCTCTAGAAAGGAGAATCATATCTTTTAAGTAAATGTATAATAGTTTCTTACTTTTTCTCTAAGAATTCAGGTCACATGTATGTTTCTCTCCTCTGAAGTGGAGACTTCACTACCAGCCTGAATAATTAAAAATCTGAAGGCATTGGTGCATAGTGGTTAGGACACTGGAACAGACTGAAGCCAGCCTATCTCAGTTCATCACTCACTAGGCATAAATTTGGCCaagctgcttaacctctctgtgcctgtttttcCCATCTATACAACGGGAATGATAACAAGacttcacaggattgttgtgacgTTACGTGAGTTAATGCATGTCAAATGCTTGGAACAATGTTTGTGAGCCATTATCAGCAGACTGAAATTGGCCACAATGGGAGCATTTACACCGTGGAAATTGGCCAGTACTACAAATCAGAACTCCTCCCCATCAGAGCTGTTGTTAAACATCAATAGTGACTACTATTGTTGTAATTTCTAGAGTCAAGAAATACTACTagcatccctctcccctccttatAAGCTCTAGGTGCTGAGACTTCAGAAATTTGCTTATTTGGTTACTTATTGTCTGAGTAGTCTCCAAGTTCACTACCCATCTTAGAGATGGGCTTTTTCCCTAAGAAGTCCTCTTCTTCAGGATTTCTAGGAATTCAGCTGCAGTATAAGCTTCCATTTAA harbors:
- the P2RX4 gene encoding P2X purinoceptor 4 isoform X2; translation: MAGCCAVLAAFLFEYDTPRIVLIRSRKVGLMNRAVQLLILAYVIGWVFVWEKGYQEMDSVVSSVTAKAKGVTTTNTSKLGFRIWDVADYVIPAQEENSLFIMTNMIVTMNQTQGLCPEIPDETTVCESDANCTAGSASTHSNGVATGRCVPFNETVNTCEVAAWCPVEDNAQVPTRNILPNITTTYLKTCIYDAKTDPFCPIFRLGKIVENAGHNFQDMAVEGGIMGIQIKWDCNLDRAASLCLPRYSFRRLDTRDVDHNVSPGYNFRFAKYYNDLTGTERRTLIKAYGIRFDIIVFGKAGKFNIIPTMINIGSGLALLGVATVLCDVIVLYCMKKRYYYREKKYKYVEDYERGLGSETDQ
- the P2RX4 gene encoding P2X purinoceptor 4 isoform X1; amino-acid sequence: MAGCCAVLAAFLFEYDTPRIVLIRSRKVGLMNRAVQLLILAYVIGWVFVWEKGYQEMDSVVSSVTAKAKGVTTTNTSKLGFRIWDVADYVIPAQEENSLFIMTNMIVTMNQTQGLCPEIPDETTVCESDANCTAGSASTHSNGVATGRCVPFNETVNTCEVAAWCPVEDNAQVPTPAFLKAAENFTLLIKNNIWYPKFNFSKRNILPNITTTYLKTCIYDAKTDPFCPIFRLGKIVENAGHNFQDMAVEGGIMGIQIKWDCNLDRAASLCLPRYSFRRLDTRDVDHNVSPGYNFRFAKYYNDLTGTERRTLIKAYGIRFDIIVFGKAGKFNIIPTMINIGSGLALLGVATVLCDVIVLYCMKKRYYYREKKYKYVEDYERGLGSETDQ